From a single Fusarium fujikuroi IMI 58289 draft genome, chromosome FFUJ_chr03 genomic region:
- a CDS encoding probable RMD1-protein required for Meiotic Division, translating to MDPHGTSSDAALNESSPLLPTTENRPKGTRSVTFSDNPVTKTFEPTRQQFQHRSPGHHAAGSVTGAAGGPPMLTALNNKLRRRNSQGSVPAVANLSFGPKIGPQRSTKKTEKLKLLPNTDLDDPEDEESGRDVYSQYTRIKDPAARRDAAKLGKADRDRLPRVTAYCTANRYEMEAMMRFLKGRGKTRGANPKLIDECIYTPYNYTSKNARSRDPVQNYERRHSTGGDAIDVAQQRSDLADLPLEEAGSETRGHNGHAHNDANGNGSHIDSADLLGSAVEDHDSISETNPDFDTQVHTPEVFLFDYGVVVIWGMTEAQEARFLKEIAKFETEKLAPDDVETELFNFYYTKDYQARIYNDFITLRDKNNYMTKLAISHALAQSVKTSLFEELIASTVDTCKDIPTQIATTGKIALRRSQINMQIGELFILRINIHLNGSVLDTPELFWVEPQLEPVYQAVRSYLEMDQRVGLLTERLDVIADLLAVLKGELSHGHDEKLEWIVIVLIAAEILVAAVNIVVDLYVGE from the exons ATGGATCCCCATGGCACCTCATCAGACGCTGCACTTAATGAGTCGTCGCCATTACTCCCTACCACAGAGAACAGACCCAAAGGAACACGATCAGTTACCTTCAGCGACAACCCTGTTACAAAAACCTTTGAACCTACTCGTCAACAATTTCAACATCGATCCCCCGGGCACCATGCTGCTGGCTCCGTCACCGGCGCCGCTGGCGGCCCTCCCATGCTCACAGCTCTCAACAATAAGCTCAGGAGACGGAACAGCCAAGGTTCCGTACCTGCAGTTGCCAATCTATCTTTTGGACCCAAAATCGGACCTCAACGCAGTACGAAAAAGACGGaaaagctgaagctgcttcCCAACACCGACCTGGACGACCctgaggacgaggagagTGGTAGAGATGTCTATTCTCAGTACACACGTATCAAGGATCCAGCTGCGCGGAGAGATGCAGCGAAACTAGGAAAAGCGGATCGAGACCGACTGCCGCGTGTCACGGCATATTGCACTGCAAACCGATACGAGAtggaagccatgatgagatttcTAAAGGGAAGAGGAAAAACTCGAGGCGCAAACCCCAAGCTCATCGACGAATGCATATATACGCCATATAATTATACCTCCAAAAACGCGCGCAGTCGCGATCCAGTTCAGAACTATGAACGCCGGCATTCAACTGGAGGTGACGCCATTGATGTCGCGCAACAGCGGAGCGACTTAGCTGACTTACCTTTAGAAGAGGCCGGTTCAGAGACTCGTGGCCACAATGGCCACGCCCATAACGATGCTAACGGTAATGGCTCTCACATTGACAGCGCAGATCTGCTGGGCTCGGCAGTAGAAGATCACGACTCGATAAGCGAGACCAATCCCGATTTTGATACGCAGGTGCACACACCCGAGGTGTTTCTCTTCGATTATGGAGTGGTTGTCATCTGGGGAATGACCGAAGCTCAAGAGGCCCGGTTCCTGAAGGAGATCGCCAAGTTTGAGACAGAGAAGCTTGCCCCAGATGATGTCGAGACTGAGTTGTTCAACTTTTACTACACAAAGGATTATCAGGCCCGTATCTATAATGACTTTATCACTCTCCGCGACAAGAACAACTACATGACgaaattagctatttctcATGCACTGGCACAAAGTGTCAAA ACTTCACTCTTCGAAGAGCTGATTGCATCAACAGTTGACACATGCAAAGATATTCCTACACAAATAGCCACAACGGGGAAAATTGCACTTCGGCGATCACAGATCAACATGCAAATTGGAGAACTTTTCATCCTTCGCATCAACATCCACCTTAACGGCTCGGTACTCGATACACCCGAGCTCTTTTGGGTAGAGCCCCAACTTGAACCCGTGTACCAAGCCGTGAGGAGTTATTTAGAGATGGATCAGCGCGTTGGACTTCTGACAGAACGTCTCGATGTCATAGCAGATTTGTTGGCTGTGCTAAAAGGAGAGctcagccatggccatgacgaGAAGCTTGAATGGATCG TAATTGTTCTTATTGCGGCAGAAATTCTAGTTGCAGCTGTCAATATTGTAGTAGACTTGTATGTCGGCGAATGA
- a CDS encoding probable RPL43B-60S large subunit ribosomal protein: MTKRTKKVGVTGKYGTRYGASLRKQVKKMEVTQHAKYTCTFCGKVTVKRQATGIWDCKSCKRTVAGGAYTVAFVLPTLSDDAYQDGPLTKNSTPAAAAMRSTLRRLREIAEV, from the exons ATGACCAAGCGAACAAAGAAGGTCGGTGTTAC CGGTAAATACGGTACCCG TTACGGTGCTTCCCTGCGAAAGcaggtcaagaagatggaagttACCCAGCACGCCAAGTACACCTGCACTTTCTGCGGAAAGGTCACCGTCAAGCGACAGGCTACTGGCATCTGGGATTGCAAGTCTTGCAAGCGCACCgttgctggtggtgcttaCACCGTTGCGTTCGTTCTCCCAACTCTATCGGATGATGCATATCAGGATGGACCACTAACCAAGAATAGCACAcctgccgctgccgccatGCGATCGACTCTGCGACGTCTCCGAGAGATTGCTGAGGTTTAA
- a CDS encoding related to MRPL17-mitochondrial ribosomal protein, large subunit, with protein MTASSRGSKAAQAVLSTSPNLCARCASSSSVSRYPARLYSSLAAAVAKTPTDTSTPASTSSSPPYDVRSGVILTRPPLVTRKLHSFENAFFFYQKRLEERLNTPFITGIYFKPDTARRLDWNIKVQERKGTVAKELGVYNGKSSKAWDDELKVGDELSNQETIVKSLLRDAEARVSDDAEIIAPEDVIPVEPPADRVTEADRKGDVQRLDRQLDRTLYLVVKGKDGWGFPADVIPKDENLHESAKRVLDQAAGVNMNTWIVSRVPVAHVVSRPKTTADGVVEKKGEKTFFIKGRIMAGQADLKDNPFGYTEFKWLTREELEKELPKEYWKGVRNMMTDR; from the exons ATGACAGCTTCAAGCCGGGGTTCAAAAGCCGCTCAGGCTGTGCTATCTA CTTCTCCTAATCTGTGCGCACGAtgcgcttcctcttcttctgtatCTAGATACCCAGCCCGGCTCTACTCGTCTCTCGCCGCAGCCGTAGCGAAAACCCCCACCGATACCTCTACTCCTGCATCCACTAGCTCTTCGCCGCCCTACGATGTTCGCTCTGGTGTAATTCTCACGCGACCACCCCTGGTGACACGGAAACTCCATTCTTTTGAAAACGCTTTCTTTTTCTACCAGAAACGTCTCGAAGAACGTCTCAACACCCCTTTTATCACGGGTATATACTTCAAACCTGATACGGCTCGCCGTCTAGACTGGAACATCAAGGTCCAGGAGCGCAAGGGCACAGTGGCCAAGGAGCTGGGTGTCTACAATGGAAAGAGTTCCAAGGCGTGGGATGACGAACTTAAGGTTGGCGATGAGCTTAGCAACCAGGAGACTATTGTCAAGTCCTTGCTCAGGGATGCCGAGGCACGTGtcagtgatgatgctgagattATTGCTCCTGAGGATGTCATCCCTGTTGAGCCTCCTGCGGATCGTGTGACTGAAGCAGATCGTAAGGGTGATGTTCAAAGATTGGATCGTCAACTCGATCGAACCCTGTATCTTGTGGTCAAGGGTAAGGACGGCTGGGGCTTCCCCGCTGATGTAATTCCTAAGGATGAAAATCTTCATGAG TCCGCCAAGCGAGTCCTCGATCAGGCTGCTGGTGTCAATATGAACACATGGATTGTCAGCCGCGTACCAGTCGCCCATGTCGTCTCACGACCCAAGACGACTGCCGACGGCGTCgtcgagaagaagggtgagaAGACATTCTTCATCAAGGGCAGGATAATGGCTGGTCAGGCTGATCTTAAGGATAACCCCTTTGGCTACACCGAGTTCAAGTGGCTGACTCGTGAGGAGCTGGAGAAGGAATTGCCAAAGGAGTACTGGAAGGGCGTACGAAACATGATGACTGATCGGTAA
- a CDS encoding related to SMC3-required for structural maintenance of chromosomes produces MYIKQIIIQGFKSYKDQTVIEPFSPKTNVIVGRNGSGKSNFFAAIRFVLSDAYTQMSREERQGLLHEGSGSAVMSAYVEIIFDNSDDRFPTGNKEVILRRTIGLKKDEYSVDRKVVTKADVMNLLEAAGFSRSNPYYIVPQGRVTALTNMKESDRLNLLKEVAGTHVYETRRAESLKIMNETNNKREKIDELLEYIKERLSELEEEKEELRAFQDKDRERRCLEYAYYHNIQLGIQANLDELDNARQDGIDSSDTNRAEYADGEKAISRLDSEIHKLQREMELLQIERRQVEEDRRDGAKALAKAEMKVKNLREGQSAQEQARTQHAAELESVQNEIASKEQQLSTISPAYNQKKQEEDEIRRQLDHAEATRNRLFAKQGRGTQFRNKSERDAWLRKEIQELELNISTQKANKIDADEEVERVQQSIAQAEQDVADLRSRLANFPDERIALEEEAAKARDIIDKLNDERKLVRREDDKLNSVIANARQEKETAERELAHAMDGSTARGLATIRRLKQERDIPGAYGTLAELLEVSDAYRLPVEQIAGASLFHYVVDNADTATYLADTLYRQQGGRVTFMPLAQLRPRQIKLPRSNDAVPLLSKINFNEEYEKAFQQVFGKAVVCPNLTVASQYARSHGVDGITPEGDTTNKRGAMTGGYIDPRKSRLHAVQAVNKWRDEYERLLAQSRDIRKQTELKDQEITAAMSDLQKANERLRQAVDGVEPLNHELFNKLKHLNKEQSHLEAAKKRRDAVEKNMNSFLEDLAAHEAELGSDFKKTLTAAEERQLEELGTSTQELQKQWNELSRARRDLERQKQLLEVDLRQNLQMKLDQLNSQAFEDSTGSSGGGLKDAQRELKKAQKAQKAVEVSLQELETKMDDTQARLEELANEKAQLEQVQSEISARIEKQQKKMDRSLRKKAVLSTQAAECAQTIRDLGVLPEEAFDKYENMDPNQASFVSTKIKKVNEALKKYKHVNKKAFEQYNNFTTQQDQLMKRRKELDDSQESIEVLVEHLDRRKDEAIERTFKQVSKEFTTIFGKLVPAGHGRLLIQRRADRRQEPVDESDGEVRGVENYTGVGISVSFNSKHLDEQQKIQQLSGGQKSLCALCLIFALQATESSPMVIFDEVDANLDAQYRTAVAALLESISKEIGTQFICTTFRPEIVHVADRCYGVTFRTKTSSIDCVSTEQALEFVEGQAKPT; encoded by the exons ATGTACATCAAGCAAATCATCATCCAGGGCTTTAAAAG CTACAAGGACCAGACTGTAATCGAGCCGTTCTCCCCAAAGACTAATGTAATTGTCGGCCGCAATGGCTCCGGAAAAAGTAACTTCTTTGCCGCTATTCGCTTCGTTTTGAGCGATGCGTATACACAAATGAGTCGCGAGGAGCGGCAAGGCCTTCTTCACGAAGGCTCAGGCTCGGCCGTTATGTCGGCATACGTGGAGATCATCTTCGACAACAGCGACGACCGATTTCCAACTGGCAACAAAGAGGTTATTCTACGCCGCACAATCGGCTTGAAGAAAGACGAATACTCTGTCGATCGAAAGGTTGTCACTAAGGCCGATGTCATGAATCTGCTTGAAGCGGCCGGATTTTCGCGATCAAACCCCTACTACATCGTACCTCAGGGACGAGTCACCGCCTTGACCAACATGAAAGAATCCGACAGGCTGAActtattaaaagaagtagCGGGAACACATGTGTACGAAACGCGTCGCGCAGAGTCACTCAAGATTATGAACGAGACCAACaacaagagagaaaagatcGATGAACTGCTGGAATACATCAAGGAAAGGCTTAGCGAActcgaggaagaaaaggaagaactCAGAGCGTTCCAGGACAAGGATAGAGAGAGACGGTGCCTCGAATATGCCTACTACCACAACATCCAGCTCGGGATTCAAGCAAACCTGGACGAGCTTGATAACGCCCGGCAAGACGGAATTGATAGTTCTGATACCAACCGAGCAGAGTACGCCGATGGCGAGAAGGCGATATCAAGGCTTGATTCAGAAATACACAAGCTGCAGAGAGAAATGGAGCTTCTGCAGATCGAAAGGCGACAAGTCGAGGAAGACCGGCGCGACGGCGCGAAAGCcttggccaaggctgagatgaaggtTAAGAACTTGAGAGAAGGCCAATCTGCACAGGAACAAGCCCGAACACAACATGCAGCTGAACTTGAGTCCGTTCAAAATGAGATCGCATCCAAGGAGCAGCAGCTTTCAACCATTAGCCCGGCCTACAACCAAAAAaagcaagaggaagacgaaatCCGACGACAACTTGATCATGCTGAAGCCACACGTAACCGCTTGTTTGCCAAACAGGGCCGAGGTACCCAGTTCAGAAACAAGTCTGAGCGTGACGCATGGTTGCGGAAAGAGATACAAGAACTCGAACTCAACATAAGCACCCAAAAAGCCAACAAGATTGATGCAGACGAAGAAGTTGAAAGGGTCCAACAATCTATAGCACAGGCAGAGCAAGACGTTGCTGATTTACGGAGCCGTTTGGCCAACTTCCCTGACGAGAGAATAGCCCTCGAAgaggaggctgccaaggcccGCGACATCATAGATAAGCTTAACGATGAACGAAAACTTGTTCGTCGTGAGGATGACAAACTCAACTCAGTTATAGCCAATGCTCGGCAGGAGAAGGAAACAGCTGAACGTGAGTTGGCTCATGCAATGGATGGATCGACTGCACGTGGTCTGGCGACGATCCGACGATTGAAGCAAGAGCGAGATATCCCCGGAGCATATGGGACATTGGCTGAGCTGCTTGAAGTCAGTGACGCTTACAGACTTCCTGTTGAGCAAATTGCCGGCGCAAGTCTGTTTCACTATGTCGTTGACAACGCAGATACAGCCACTTATCTCGCAGATACCCTATACAGACAACAGGGAGGCCGAGTCACATTTATGCCTCTCGCCCAATTACGGCCCCGGCAAATTAAGCTTCCCAGGTCTAATGATGCCGTACCTCTCTTGAGCAAGATCAACTTTAATGAAGAGTACGAGAAGGCTTTTCAGCAGGTCTTTGGAAAAGCTGTCGTATGTCCAAACCTTACAGTAGCAAGCCAATATGCAAGAAGCCACGGTGTCGACGGCATCACTCCAGAAGGCGATACAACCAACAAGAGGGGTGCCATGACAGGCGGGTATATCGACCCTCGAAAGTCGCGCTTACACGCCGTGCAAGCCGTGAATAAATGGAGGGACGAATACGAAAGGTTGTTAGCGCAATCTCGTGATATCCGAAAACAGACAGAACTCAAGGATCAGGAGATCACAGCTGCTATGTCAGACCTGCAAAAGGCCAACGAAAGATTACGACAGGCTGTTGACGGGGTTGAGCCATTGAACCATGAACTgtttaataagttaaagcATCTGAACAAAGAGCAGAGTCACCTCGAGGCCGCCAAGAAACGTCGAGATGCAGTCGAGAAGAACAtgaacagcttcttggaggatCTTGCCGCACATGAGGCCGAACTGGGATCCGACTTTAAGAAAACCCTGACTGCCGCTGAAGAACGTCAGCTGGAGGAACTCGGGACAAGCACCCAGGAGCTCCAAAAGCAGTGGAATGAACTCAGCCGAGCCCGGCGTGATCTGGAAAGGCAAAAGCAACTTCTTGAAGTAGACCTTCGCCAAAACCTGCAGATGAAGCTTGATCAACTCAATAGCCAGGCTTTTGAAGACTCGACTGGATCCTCGGGTGGTGGACTGAAAGATGCCCAAagggagctcaagaaggcaCAAAAGGCACAAAAAGCTGTTGAGGTAAGTCTCCAGGAACTTGAAACCAAAATGGATGATACACAAGCGCGGCTCGAGGAACTGGCAAATGAGAAGGCTCAATTAGAGCAAGTGCAGAGTGAGATATCCGCGAGGATCGAGaaacagcagaagaagatggacagGAGCCTCCGAAAGAAAGCGGTTCTGTCAACACAAGCAGCCGAATGTGCACAGACTATTCGCGACCTAGGTGTGCTTCCCGAAGAAGCCTTCGACAAGTATGAAAATATGGACCCTAATCAGGCAAGTTTT GTCTcaaccaagatcaagaaggtgAATGAAGCACTGAAGAAGTACAAGCACGTGAACAAGAAAGCCTTCGAACAGTACAACAACTTCACAACTCAACAAGATCAGCTTATGAAACGTCGTAAAGAGTTAGATGACTCTCAGGAGTCAATTGAGGTACTCGTCGAGCATCTCGACCGTCGAAAAGACGAGGCAATTGAGCGAACGTTTAAACAGGTTTCCAAGGAATTCACAACTATCTTTGGCAAGTTGGTGCCTGCTGGCCATGGCCGCCTTCTCATTCAACGACGGGCGGATCGTCGTCAAGAACCCGTCGACGAATCAGACGGAGAGGTACGCGGTGTTGAAAACTATACTGGCGTTGGCATCAGTGTGTCATTCAACTCAAAACACCTCGATGAGCAGCAGAAGATCCAGCAACTCAGCGGTGGTCAGAAGA GTTTATGCGCCCTTTGCCTTATATTCGCCCTGCAGGCTACTGAGAGCAGTCCCATGGTGATTTTTGACGAGGTGGATGCCAATCTGGATGCCCAATATCGTACAGCTGTTGCGGCCCTTCTTGAGTCCATCTCTAAGGAAATTGGTACTCAGTTCATTTGCACCACGTTCCGACCTGAGATTGTGCATGTCGCAGACAGATGTTATGGTGTGACGTTCCGTACCAAGACAAGTTCAATCGACTGTGTCAGCACGGAGCAGGCTCTTGAGTTCGTAGAGGGTCAAGCGAAGCCTACTTGA